From a single Streptomyces misionensis genomic region:
- a CDS encoding iron-containing redox enzyme family protein, with protein MDHPVRGPELPDARGPLSAAIIAYLRDAGPLPAAVDAKDADPYGDDPQLALYLCYELHYRGFAGVPAEAEWDPDLLRVRAALERRFLAALRADTPVHDSLDDALGALLVEPAEGTGVSHFLCAEGELWQLREYAAQRSLYHLKEADPHAWVLPRLWGRAKAAMAAVEYDEFGGGRAERVHARLFADLMRDLDLDTGYGRFLDAAPAEMLAVVNLMSLFGLHRALRGALVGHFADVEITSSPGSRRLAEALRRTGAGAAAQFFYDEHVEADAVHEQVVRHEVIGGLLEEEPELAADIAFGIDATEYLEDRLARRLLSDWRAGRSSLRVPLGEPSTV; from the coding sequence ATGGACCACCCTGTGCGAGGACCCGAGCTGCCGGACGCCCGCGGACCGCTGTCCGCCGCGATCATCGCGTATCTGCGGGATGCCGGCCCCCTGCCGGCGGCCGTGGACGCGAAGGACGCGGACCCTTACGGCGACGATCCGCAGCTCGCCCTGTACCTGTGTTACGAGCTGCATTACCGAGGCTTCGCGGGTGTGCCCGCCGAGGCCGAGTGGGACCCTGACCTGCTGCGGGTGCGGGCCGCGCTGGAGCGCCGGTTCCTGGCCGCCCTGCGCGCCGACACCCCGGTCCACGACAGTCTGGACGACGCGCTCGGTGCCCTCCTGGTGGAACCGGCAGAGGGCACCGGCGTCAGCCATTTCCTGTGCGCCGAGGGCGAGTTGTGGCAGCTCCGGGAGTACGCGGCGCAGCGTTCCCTGTACCACCTGAAGGAGGCCGACCCGCACGCCTGGGTGCTGCCGCGGCTGTGGGGCCGGGCGAAGGCGGCGATGGCGGCGGTCGAGTACGACGAGTTCGGCGGCGGCCGCGCCGAGCGGGTCCACGCGCGCCTGTTCGCCGACCTGATGCGGGACCTGGACCTGGACACCGGATACGGGCGGTTCCTGGACGCGGCCCCGGCCGAGATGCTCGCCGTCGTCAACCTGATGTCCCTGTTCGGCCTGCACCGCGCCCTGCGCGGAGCGCTGGTGGGCCACTTCGCCGACGTGGAGATCACCTCCTCCCCCGGCTCCCGGCGGCTCGCCGAGGCGCTGCGCCGCACCGGGGCGGGGGCGGCCGCGCAGTTCTTCTACGACGAGCACGTGGAGGCGGACGCGGTGCACGAGCAGGTGGTCCGGCACGAGGTGATCGGCGGTCTCCTGGAGGAGGAGCCGGAGCTGGCCGCGGACATCGCCTTCGGCATCGACGCCACCGAGTACCTGGAGGACCGGCTGGCCCGGCGGCTGCTGTCCGACTGGCGCGCGGGGCGGTCGTCGCTCCGCGTGCCCCTGGGAGAGCCGAGCACGGTGTGA
- a CDS encoding SRPBCC family protein, protein MAVDLTGSYLTLDDGRPAVRFSRAYDHPAERVWHFVTDPGELARWFPCRAEPELRPGGTVRFGDDPGLPPGRVLAVDPPRRLSFAWGGDELRFALDPAGTDRTRLTFTDVLDTPEAAARNGAGWEVCLAALDALARGEHPAGPPAGPTPLWRAYYEGYLAAGVPSGAPVPGLDRP, encoded by the coding sequence ATGGCCGTCGACCTCACCGGCAGCTACCTCACCCTCGACGACGGCCGCCCCGCCGTCCGCTTCAGCCGCGCCTACGACCACCCCGCCGAACGTGTCTGGCACTTCGTGACCGACCCCGGCGAACTCGCCCGGTGGTTCCCCTGCCGCGCGGAACCGGAGCTGCGCCCCGGCGGCACCGTCCGCTTCGGCGACGACCCCGGCCTGCCCCCCGGCCGCGTGCTCGCCGTCGACCCGCCTCGGCGGCTCTCCTTCGCGTGGGGCGGCGACGAACTCCGCTTCGCCCTGGACCCGGCGGGCACCGACCGCACCCGGCTGACGTTCACCGACGTCCTCGACACCCCCGAGGCCGCCGCCCGCAACGGCGCCGGCTGGGAGGTGTGCCTGGCCGCCCTCGACGCCCTGGCGCGCGGCGAACACCCCGCGGGACCGCCCGCCGGCCCCACCCCGCTCTGGAGGGCGTACTACGAGGGGTACCTCGCCGCGGGCGTCCCCTCGGGCGCCCCGGTACCCGGCCTGGACCGGCCCTGA
- a CDS encoding SDR family NAD(P)-dependent oxidoreductase, protein MSHAPSPAGPSNRTRPVTEAGPGAAPACRGTALVTGASSGIGAAVARRLAAEGGWRLVLNGRDLTRLEHVAAEISALAVAADLTRPGADRRVAEAALDHLGRVDLVVAGAGVGWAGDFTGMPRARIEELVGTDLLATLHLVRGLLPHMVAAGSGRVVLLGSVAGSVGVRGEAVYSAVKAAVATFADALRYELRGTGVGVTHVVPGVVDTPFFDRRGAPYRRSWPRPVPPERVADAVLTAVRRGKDEVYVPGWLRLPARVRGAAPGLYRRLAAQFG, encoded by the coding sequence ATGTCCCATGCACCGTCCCCCGCAGGACCGTCGAACCGCACGCGGCCGGTGACGGAGGCCGGCCCGGGTGCCGCGCCGGCCTGCCGTGGCACGGCGCTGGTCACCGGCGCCTCCTCCGGCATCGGCGCGGCCGTGGCCCGCCGGCTGGCCGCCGAGGGCGGCTGGCGGCTGGTGCTCAACGGCCGCGACCTCACCCGCCTGGAGCATGTGGCCGCCGAGATCTCGGCCCTGGCCGTCGCCGCGGACCTCACCCGGCCCGGCGCCGACCGCCGGGTGGCCGAGGCCGCCCTGGACCACCTGGGCCGGGTGGACCTCGTCGTGGCGGGCGCCGGCGTCGGCTGGGCGGGCGACTTCACCGGCATGCCCCGCGCCCGCATCGAGGAACTGGTCGGCACCGATCTGCTGGCCACCCTGCACCTGGTGCGCGGTCTGCTGCCGCACATGGTCGCCGCCGGCTCCGGGCGCGTCGTGCTGCTCGGCTCCGTCGCGGGCAGCGTGGGCGTGCGCGGCGAGGCCGTGTACTCCGCGGTCAAGGCCGCCGTCGCCACGTTCGCCGACGCCCTGCGCTACGAACTGCGCGGCACCGGCGTCGGCGTCACCCACGTGGTCCCCGGAGTGGTCGACACCCCCTTCTTCGACCGGCGCGGCGCCCCCTACCGGCGCTCCTGGCCGCGGCCGGTGCCCCCCGAACGCGTGGCGGACGCGGTGCTCACCGCCGTACGACGCGGCAAGGACGAGGTGTACGTCCCCGGCTGGCTGCGGCTGCCCGCCCGGGTGCGCGGGGCCGCGCCGGGCCTCTACCGGCGGCTCGCCGCCCAATTCGGGTGA
- a CDS encoding DMT family transporter: MLALPVVLALCAALANAASSVLQRRAAAADTPEAPAGTGAFLRGLRRLLHRPDWLGGVALLMLSALLQAWALAVGSLSLVQPLLATELLFTLIVGGLVFRRRPDRRTWLAFVALAVGLAVFLLSAAPVPGRTDATSRAWLMAGGVACCVVVLLVLVARTVRGAARAALLGLASAVSFATTAALLKETVGRLRLGPGAMFAHWSPYATAAVGLVAFLLLQSALGAGSLAASQPALTLGDALTSVALGWALFEESVQLGPRMVPEAIGIVLIGAGSIGLANAPSVGRGWDTPSEGHPPDTHLPMRHN; the protein is encoded by the coding sequence GTGCTCGCGCTGCCGGTCGTCCTCGCGCTGTGCGCGGCCCTGGCGAACGCCGCCTCCTCGGTGCTCCAGCGCCGGGCCGCCGCCGCCGACACCCCGGAGGCACCCGCCGGGACCGGGGCGTTCCTGCGCGGGCTGCGGCGGCTGCTGCACCGCCCCGACTGGCTGGGCGGCGTCGCCCTGCTGATGCTGTCCGCCCTGCTCCAGGCCTGGGCACTGGCCGTGGGCAGCCTGTCCCTGGTGCAGCCGCTGCTCGCCACGGAGCTGCTGTTCACGCTGATCGTGGGCGGCCTGGTGTTCCGGCGCCGCCCGGACCGCCGCACCTGGCTGGCGTTCGTCGCGCTCGCCGTGGGGCTGGCGGTGTTCCTGCTCTCGGCCGCGCCGGTGCCGGGCCGCACCGACGCGACCTCCCGCGCCTGGCTGATGGCCGGGGGAGTGGCCTGCTGTGTCGTGGTGCTGCTGGTGCTGGTCGCGCGCACGGTACGGGGCGCGGCCCGCGCGGCGCTGCTGGGCCTCGCGTCCGCCGTGTCCTTCGCGACCACCGCCGCGCTGCTCAAGGAGACCGTCGGACGGCTGCGGCTCGGGCCCGGCGCGATGTTCGCCCACTGGTCGCCGTACGCCACCGCCGCCGTCGGGCTCGTCGCCTTCCTGCTCCTGCAGAGCGCGCTGGGCGCCGGCTCGCTGGCCGCGTCCCAGCCCGCGCTCACCCTCGGCGACGCGCTCACCAGCGTCGCGCTCGGCTGGGCCCTGTTCGAGGAGTCCGTCCAGCTCGGGCCGCGGATGGTCCCCGAGGCCATCGGCATCGTGCTGATCGGCGCGGGCAGCATCGGGCTCGCGAACGCCCCCTCGGTCGGCCGGGGCTGGGACACCCCCTCGGAGGGCCACCCGCCGGACACCCACCTCCCGATGCGCCACAACTGA
- a CDS encoding polysaccharide deacetylase family protein translates to MSSRALRTAAVLLPIGLAGAHIGPAATWLPGVRLPFFPRLAGAGPRHHVALTFDDGPDPVATPRFLDLLDELGARATFFVLGEHAARHPALVAETARRGHEVAVHGWTHDRPWLPAVGRETTGLVRTAHAVRDITGRRPRWYRPPYGILTSARWLAARRAGLRPVLWSAWGKDWRADATPESVRALISADLRGGGTILLHDSDRLATPGCWRSALAALPAIVRDCREAGLTVGTLREHE, encoded by the coding sequence ATGTCATCCCGCGCCCTTCGTACGGCGGCCGTACTGCTGCCCATCGGGCTTGCCGGGGCCCACATCGGCCCGGCCGCCACCTGGCTGCCGGGCGTGCGGCTGCCGTTCTTCCCCCGGCTCGCCGGCGCCGGACCGCGCCACCATGTCGCCCTGACCTTCGACGACGGGCCCGACCCGGTCGCCACCCCACGTTTCCTGGACCTCCTGGACGAACTCGGCGCACGCGCCACCTTCTTCGTGCTCGGCGAGCACGCCGCGCGCCATCCCGCCCTGGTCGCCGAGACCGCCCGGCGCGGGCACGAGGTCGCGGTGCACGGCTGGACCCACGACCGGCCCTGGCTCCCGGCCGTCGGCCGCGAGACCACGGGCCTCGTCCGAACCGCCCACGCGGTGCGGGACATCACCGGCCGGCGGCCCCGGTGGTACCGGCCGCCCTACGGCATCCTCACCTCCGCCCGCTGGCTGGCCGCGCGGCGGGCCGGGCTGCGGCCGGTGCTGTGGTCCGCCTGGGGCAAGGACTGGCGCGCGGACGCCACACCGGAGTCGGTGCGCGCGCTGATCTCCGCCGACCTGCGCGGCGGCGGCACGATCCTGCTCCACGACTCCGACCGGCTCGCCACCCCCGGCTGCTGGCGCTCCGCGCTGGCCGCGCTCCCGGCGATCGTCCGGGACTGCCGGGAGGCGGGGCTGACGGTGGGGACGCTGCGGGAGCACGAGTAG
- a CDS encoding MGDG synthase family glycosyltransferase, whose amino-acid sequence MCASAEVPHGEWSAPARRRRTLIVSASMGAGHDTVAAELARRAERYGHEPYVVDVLTLLPAGLGTGLRAWYQAVVRHAPWVYAGVYGAFLRGGPGRRPSGVPLARLAGDRLLGLVDRLDADAVVSVFHLAAQLTGHLRARGRLRVPSAVCLVDFAVHRQWLHPGNDRYLCLTETAAREVRRSVDTAAVATGPVVAPEFLAPAPGADRWRERFARHAPGRPPVLLSAGAWGAASRPDGTAALLAGAGYLPVVLCGRNRRLLERVRGVPGVLALDWVEDMPGLLSAAHALLDNAAGQTSVQALATGLPVIGYRPLPGHGLEGVRRMAELGLTEYAPDPVALLKSLTRLPASAPARAGRARALFRADPMAEVAELADPTA is encoded by the coding sequence GTGTGTGCTTCTGCCGAGGTGCCCCACGGGGAATGGTCCGCGCCCGCCCGCCGGCGCCGGACACTGATCGTCAGCGCGAGCATGGGGGCCGGTCACGACACGGTCGCCGCCGAGCTGGCCCGGCGTGCCGAGCGCTACGGCCACGAGCCGTACGTCGTCGACGTCCTGACGCTGCTGCCGGCCGGCCTCGGGACCGGTCTGCGCGCCTGGTACCAGGCCGTCGTCCGGCACGCCCCCTGGGTGTACGCCGGCGTCTACGGCGCGTTCCTGCGCGGTGGTCCCGGCCGCCGCCCCAGCGGGGTGCCGCTGGCCCGGCTCGCCGGGGACCGGTTGCTCGGGCTCGTGGACCGGCTGGACGCCGACGCGGTGGTGTCCGTCTTCCATCTGGCCGCCCAGCTGACCGGCCACCTCAGGGCGCGGGGGCGGCTGCGGGTGCCGAGCGCGGTCTGTCTCGTCGACTTCGCCGTGCACCGGCAGTGGCTGCACCCGGGCAACGACCGCTATCTGTGTCTGACGGAGACGGCGGCCCGCGAGGTGCGGCGGAGCGTGGACACGGCGGCGGTGGCCACCGGGCCGGTCGTGGCGCCGGAGTTCCTGGCACCGGCGCCGGGTGCCGACCGCTGGCGGGAGCGGTTCGCCCGGCACGCGCCCGGCCGGCCGCCGGTGCTGCTGTCCGCGGGCGCCTGGGGCGCGGCGTCCCGGCCGGACGGCACCGCCGCGCTGCTCGCGGGCGCCGGATATCTGCCGGTGGTGCTGTGCGGCCGTAACCGCCGGCTGCTCGAACGCGTCCGCGGGGTGCCCGGGGTGCTCGCCCTGGACTGGGTCGAGGACATGCCCGGCCTGCTGTCGGCGGCCCACGCTCTGCTGGACAACGCGGCCGGCCAGACCTCCGTGCAGGCGCTCGCCACCGGGCTCCCGGTGATCGGCTACCGGCCGCTGCCCGGCCACGGCCTGGAGGGGGTACGGCGGATGGCCGAACTCGGCCTGACGGAATACGCCCCCGACCCGGTCGCCCTGCTGAAGTCCCTGACCCGCCTGCCCGCCTCCGCCCCGGCCCGCGCCGGCCGCGCCCGCGCCCTCTTCCGGGCCGACCCCATGGCGGAAGTGGCCGAACTCGCCGACCCCACCGCCTGA
- a CDS encoding ribonuclease BN, with protein MRRWRRGLHRAWQWLRVQALFQHGRELELMHRAMGFATLALVTLAPLLIVVAAADPLVRGGFASWLTDGMGLSGPSARVVTDVISPPHNVIGTTSAWSAVLLAVFGVSFGGSVQNAYERIWGLAAGPWHRVWRQATWLIVLTAYLYQEVATKSALHGGQRILLSGVSGVLFFWWGQWFLLGRQVRLRQLLPGALATVVGLAGLRAFSYLVFTPLIVTNALSYGAVGTVLVIESWLIGVGFVIYGGALFGRWFCEHHWMPVHHDGDEEERPR; from the coding sequence GTGAGGCGGTGGCGGCGCGGCCTGCACCGCGCTTGGCAGTGGCTGCGCGTCCAGGCCCTGTTCCAGCACGGCCGGGAGCTGGAGCTGATGCACCGGGCCATGGGCTTCGCCACGCTGGCGCTGGTGACGCTGGCGCCGCTGCTGATCGTGGTCGCCGCCGCGGACCCGCTGGTGCGCGGCGGGTTCGCCTCCTGGCTGACCGACGGCATGGGGCTGTCCGGCCCGTCCGCGCGGGTGGTCACCGACGTCATCAGCCCGCCGCACAACGTCATCGGCACCACCAGCGCGTGGAGCGCGGTCCTGCTCGCCGTCTTCGGCGTGTCCTTCGGCGGCAGTGTGCAGAACGCCTACGAGCGTATCTGGGGGCTCGCCGCCGGCCCCTGGCACCGGGTGTGGCGGCAGGCCACCTGGCTGATCGTGCTGACGGCCTACCTCTACCAGGAGGTGGCGACCAAGTCGGCGCTGCACGGGGGGCAGCGGATCCTGCTGTCCGGGGTGAGCGGTGTGCTGTTCTTCTGGTGGGGGCAGTGGTTCCTGCTGGGCCGCCAGGTCCGGTTGCGGCAGCTGCTGCCGGGCGCGCTGGCCACGGTCGTCGGCCTCGCCGGTCTGCGGGCCTTCTCCTACCTCGTCTTCACTCCCCTGATCGTCACCAACGCCCTGAGCTACGGCGCGGTCGGCACCGTGCTCGTCATCGAGTCCTGGCTGATCGGCGTCGGCTTCGTCATCTACGGCGGCGCCCTCTTCGGCCGCTGGTTCTGCGAGCACCACTGGATGCCGGTCCACCACGACGGGGACGAGGAGGAGCGGCCGCGCTAG
- a CDS encoding NHLP bacteriocin export ABC transporter permease/ATPase subunit, producing the protein MTTVQEGYDGDLVLGALGALGTRVDCAGLTRLDLEGPQVLWLVAAGALDLFAVDAAEQGHWHHLGRLEAGALLLGPVAGPRHTLVARPVRDCVLHRVGLRELYQPAGTETWSYDEYGAPQYVPPASSPLEYALALGVGRGLSVLFQAPLAEDRSQAPTDDDVFWMQVPPGSVQYGSLYGAEAAADLLMDPALWQSLVDQQYRLLTALDRWIEQLERSHETRTAAGIRAGEAAGAQADRTLLASIGRRSGRRTTAADADATYAACALVAEAAGIRLADPARGGAESERLDPVERVALASGVRTRAVRLQGRWWRENVGPLVGQRALSGAPVALLWRRGGYAAVHPGTGRETPVGKANAQEFEPRAVMFYRPLPDKPLSLFGLLRFTLRGARGDLLALLLAGLVTVAIGALVPVATGKVLGEYVPRAQEGLIVQVCLAVMVSGVVSAAFTLLENLSILRLEGRIEAALQPAVWDRLLRLPTRFFTRRSTGELASAAMGISAMRRMLAGVGPVVAQSVTVGVMNLGLLLWYSVPMALAAIGMLVVIAAVFLGLGLWQVRWQRRLVVLGNRLNNQAFQTLRGLPKLRVAAAENYAYAAWAREFARGRELQQKAGRIKNLTTVLGAVYLPVCSLLMFMLLAGPAKGTLSAADFLTFNTSVTMVLTSVTQLTGSLVSAVAALPLFEEIRPVLDAAPEVPATSTRPGPLSGALEARRLSFRYSDDGPLVLDDVSFAVRPGEFVAVVGPSGCGKSTLLRLLIGFDRPVSGSVLYDGQDLAALDQSAVRRQCGVVLQHAQPFTGSLLDVICGTEPYTPEEAMAAAEMAGLAEDIKRMPMGLHTIVSGSGSVSGGQRQRLMIAQALIRRPRILFFDEATSALDNDTQRIVIDSTRKLNATRIVIAHRLSTVLDADRVLVMEAGKVVQQGSPAELLADTTGRLHELVRRQLA; encoded by the coding sequence ATGACGACGGTTCAGGAGGGGTACGACGGCGATCTGGTGCTCGGCGCGCTGGGCGCGCTCGGCACCCGGGTGGACTGCGCCGGGCTCACCCGCCTCGATCTGGAGGGCCCGCAGGTGCTGTGGCTGGTGGCGGCCGGCGCGCTGGACCTGTTCGCGGTGGACGCCGCCGAGCAGGGCCACTGGCACCATCTGGGCCGCCTGGAGGCGGGCGCCCTGCTGCTCGGGCCGGTCGCGGGCCCCCGGCACACCCTGGTGGCCCGCCCGGTGCGCGACTGCGTGCTGCACCGCGTGGGCCTGCGCGAGCTGTACCAGCCGGCGGGCACCGAGACCTGGTCGTACGACGAGTACGGCGCTCCGCAGTACGTGCCGCCCGCTTCCAGCCCGCTGGAGTACGCCCTCGCGCTCGGCGTCGGCCGCGGCCTGTCCGTCCTCTTCCAGGCGCCGCTCGCCGAGGACCGCTCCCAAGCGCCCACGGACGACGACGTGTTCTGGATGCAGGTGCCGCCCGGCAGCGTCCAGTACGGCTCTCTGTACGGCGCGGAGGCCGCCGCCGATCTGCTGATGGACCCGGCGCTGTGGCAGTCGCTGGTCGACCAGCAGTACCGGCTGCTGACCGCGCTCGACCGCTGGATCGAACAGCTGGAGCGCAGCCACGAGACCCGGACGGCCGCCGGGATCAGGGCCGGCGAGGCGGCCGGCGCCCAGGCCGACCGGACGCTGCTGGCCTCCATCGGCCGGCGCTCGGGCCGCCGCACCACGGCCGCCGACGCCGACGCGACCTACGCGGCCTGCGCGTTGGTCGCCGAGGCGGCCGGGATCCGGCTGGCCGACCCGGCGCGGGGCGGCGCCGAGAGCGAACGCCTCGATCCGGTGGAGCGGGTGGCTCTGGCCTCCGGGGTGCGCACCCGGGCGGTACGGCTCCAGGGCCGCTGGTGGCGGGAGAACGTGGGCCCGCTGGTGGGACAGCGGGCGCTGTCCGGGGCGCCGGTCGCCCTGCTGTGGCGGCGCGGCGGATACGCGGCCGTGCATCCCGGCACCGGCCGGGAGACCCCCGTCGGGAAGGCGAACGCGCAGGAGTTCGAGCCCCGCGCGGTGATGTTCTACCGGCCGCTGCCGGACAAGCCGCTGTCGCTTTTCGGCCTGCTCCGGTTCACCCTGCGCGGCGCCCGCGGTGATCTGCTGGCCCTGCTGCTCGCCGGGCTGGTGACGGTGGCGATCGGCGCGCTGGTGCCCGTCGCGACCGGCAAGGTGCTCGGCGAGTACGTGCCGAGGGCGCAGGAGGGCCTGATCGTCCAGGTGTGCCTGGCGGTGATGGTGAGCGGGGTGGTGTCGGCGGCGTTCACGCTGCTGGAGAACCTGTCCATCCTGCGGCTGGAGGGGCGGATCGAGGCGGCGTTGCAGCCGGCCGTCTGGGACCGGCTGCTGCGGCTGCCGACCCGGTTCTTCACCCGGCGCTCGACGGGCGAGCTGGCCAGTGCCGCCATGGGGATCAGCGCGATGCGCCGGATGCTGGCGGGCGTCGGCCCGGTGGTCGCGCAGTCCGTGACGGTCGGCGTGATGAACCTCGGGCTGCTGCTGTGGTACAGCGTGCCGATGGCGCTCGCGGCGATCGGCATGCTGGTGGTGATCGCGGCCGTGTTCCTGGGGCTCGGGCTGTGGCAGGTGCGCTGGCAGCGGCGTCTGGTGGTGCTCGGCAACCGGCTGAACAACCAGGCGTTCCAGACCCTGCGCGGGCTGCCCAAGCTGCGGGTGGCGGCCGCCGAGAACTACGCGTACGCCGCCTGGGCGCGGGAGTTCGCGCGCGGCCGGGAGCTTCAGCAGAAGGCGGGGCGGATCAAGAACCTCACCACGGTGCTCGGCGCGGTCTATCTGCCGGTGTGCTCGCTGCTGATGTTCATGCTGCTGGCGGGTCCGGCGAAGGGCACGCTGTCGGCGGCCGACTTCCTCACCTTCAACACCTCGGTGACGATGGTGCTCACCTCGGTCACCCAGCTGACCGGCTCGCTGGTGTCGGCGGTGGCGGCACTGCCGCTGTTCGAGGAGATCCGGCCGGTGCTGGACGCTGCCCCGGAGGTCCCGGCGACGAGCACCCGGCCGGGCCCGCTCTCGGGTGCCCTGGAGGCCCGCCGGCTGTCGTTCCGCTACTCCGACGACGGCCCGCTCGTCCTGGACGACGTCTCGTTCGCGGTGCGGCCGGGCGAGTTCGTCGCGGTCGTCGGCCCGAGCGGCTGCGGCAAGTCCACCCTGCTGCGGCTGCTGATCGGCTTCGACCGGCCGGTCTCCGGCAGCGTCCTGTACGACGGCCAGGACCTCGCGGCGCTGGACCAGTCGGCAGTGCGCCGACAGTGCGGGGTGGTGCTCCAGCACGCCCAGCCGTTCACCGGCTCCCTCCTGGACGTCATCTGCGGCACCGAGCCGTACACCCCCGAGGAGGCGATGGCGGCGGCCGAGATGGCGGGGCTCGCGGAGGACATCAAGCGGATGCCGATGGGGCTGCACACCATCGTCTCCGGCAGCGGCTCGGTCTCCGGCGGCCAGCGCCAGCGCCTGATGATCGCCCAGGCCCTGATCCGCCGTCCCCGCATCCTCTTCTTCGACGAGGCGACCAGCGCCCTGGACAACGACACGCAGCGCATCGTCATCGACAGCACCCGCAAGCTGAACGCCACCCGGATCGTGATCGCCCACCGCCTGTCCACGGTGCTGGACGCGGACCGGGTGCTGGTGATGGAGGCCGGGAAGGTGGTCCAGCAGGGCAGTCCCGCGGAGCTGCTGGCGGACACGACGGGGCGCCTGCACGAACTGGTGCGGCGGCAGCTGGCGTAG